From a region of the Triticum aestivum cultivar Chinese Spring chromosome 7D, IWGSC CS RefSeq v2.1, whole genome shotgun sequence genome:
- the LOC123169092 gene encoding zinc finger BED domain-containing protein RICESLEEPER 2 produces MTHTPLVQIAQGAMEKKKERSLTSILGKEPAIGKKKKGRSKTSSSMDAGIEPSVRSKANPSIVLVDPLVRAKQQARALPPPPPPRRLPDNKGIGARAAAVVASGWTGSANTSVTPTSPAEAESWEHEPEEDHVQEQDEEEKDENVYVPADESESEEEENSYDLRDDMSEDEMDIFQSPGGETDVFVVSSEEDNARTGEKHKKGVKVKRKVTTKGSSKSSTSRESSDCWTFFEKVKVKSEKDPKVEELKAKCMHCHNLYIYVQGSSTTTLNRHTKKCKIFKNKVAMKLIQSRLGYKPSNVRGESGLPLGVPSNGYEHTTMKELIAKMVAVHNYSFRMVEHEWFNIVMKYSNPLYQEIGRKAIRAECLRVFNKEKEILKAALKNVDHISLTTDMWTSNQTISYMCVVAHYIDKHWRMQTRVLAFMELDPPHSGNVMAVALFECVTEWKIENKIVSITLDNASNNDSAVRDLKAMFSVRRGTDFEAKYFHVRCCAHIVNLVVQDGTACMSTLVANLRETVKYFKKSPSRLHKFVEICRSLGLKIGAHLTLDVCTRWSSTYNGS; encoded by the exons ATGACACACACGCCGCTTGTCCAGATCGCCCAAGGAGCCatggagaagaagaaagagaggtcATTGACCTCCATTCTTGGGAAGGAGCCAGCGATTGGAAAAAAGAAGAAGGGCAGAAGCAAGACCTCCAGCTCCATGGACGCCGGCATCGAGCCGTCCGTTCGCTCCAAGGCCAATCCAAGCATCGTCCTTGTTGACCCGCTTGTGAGGGCAAAGCAGCAGGCGCGAGCACTGCCACCCCCGCCTCCGCCTCGGCGTCTACCTGACAACAAAGGTATCGGCGCGCGGGCGGCAGCTGTTGTTGCATCCGGCTGGACCGGCTCCGCGAACACCTCCGTCACGCCTACTTCTCCGGCTGAAGCTGAGTCCTGG GAACATGAGCCGGAAGAGGATCATGTCCAGGAGCAGGATGAGGAAGAGAAGGATGAGAATGTGTATGTGCCTGCTGATGAGTCCGAGTCTGAGGAAGAAGAGAACTCGTATGATCTTAGAGATGACATGTCAGAGGATGAAATGGATATTTTTCAGTCCCCTGGAGGTGAGACTGATGTGTTTGTTGTTAGTTCAGAAGAAGACAATGCAAGAACAGGAGAGAAACACAAGAAAGGGGTGAAAGTCAAGCGCAAGGTCACTACCAAGGGCAGTAGCAAGTCCAGTACTAGCAGGGAGAGTTCAGATTGTTGGACTTTTTTTGAGAAGGTGAAGGTGAAATCAGAAAAGGATCCTAAGGTTGAAGAGTTGAAGGCAAAGTGCATGCATTGCCACAATTTATACATATATGTTCAAGGTTCAAGCACCACAACACTTAATAGGCATACGAAGAAGTGTAAGATCTTCAAGAACAAGGTTGCGATGAAACTTATACAATCACGGCTTGGGTACAAGCCGTCCAATGTTAGAGGTGAATCCGGTCTTCCTCTAGGTGTGCCATCCAATGGGTATGAGCACACAACTATGAAGGAGTTGATTGCAAAAATGGTGGCTGTCCATAACTACTCATTCAGGATGGTGGAACATGAGTGGTTCAATATTGTGATGAAGTACTCGAACCCGCTATATCAAGAAATTGGTAGGAAGGCAATAAGAGCTGAGTGTTTGAGGGTTTTCAATAAAGAGAAGGAAATCCTTAAGGCAGCCCTGAAGAATGTGGACCACATTAGTCTCACTACAGATATGTGGACAAGTAACCAAACCATTTCTTATATGTGTGTAGTGGCACACTATATAGATAAACATTGGAGGATGCAGACTCGTGTGCTTGCGTTCATGGAGTTGGACCCCCCTCACAGCGGAAACGTCATGGCTGTTGCGTTGTTTGAATGTGTGACTGAATGGAAGATAGAAAACAAGATAGTGTCCATCACACTAGACAATGCATCAAACAATGATTCAGCTGTTAGAGATTTGAAGGCAATGTTTTCTGTTCGAAGAGGGACAGACTTTGAAGCCAAATATTTCCATGTCCGGTGTTGTGCTCACATTGTCAACTTGGTAGTGCAGGATGGGACAGCCTGCATGAGCACTTTGGTAGCGAACCTAAGGGAGACAGTGAAGTACTTCAAGAAGTCCCCTTCCCGGCTGCACAAATTTGTTGAGATTTGCAGGAGTTTAGGCCTTAAAATTGGAGCGCATTTGACCCTAGATGTTTGCACGAGGTGGAGTTCTACATACAATGGTTCATAA